One Triticum dicoccoides isolate Atlit2015 ecotype Zavitan chromosome 3B, WEW_v2.0, whole genome shotgun sequence genomic window, AGTAGGCCGGCGACATGTCCGGATTGAACAGCCCAAAGTGCTTCTCGCTCTTCTCCCCGTCCTTCAGGTTCTCGTTGAACATGGCGAAAATGTACGTCTCCAACGGCCCGGGCCGTTTGGGCGTGCCGTTGCCGACGTGGTTGATCAACCCCTGGTTATACGCCCGCGCGTTCTGCGCCGTCGCCCCGAAACCTTCGTCCGACGGCCACCCGCTCTCAGATATGACCACCTTAACCCCGGGCTTGCCGGCTTTCTCCAGCGCGGCGTAGATGGAGTCGACCATGGCGTCGAAGAGGTTCGTGTATGTCAGCCCGTTGTCGTTCACGGTGGTGCTGCCTGGCACGAAGGTAGCGAAGTTGAGCTGGATGTTCTGCGGGTCCTTCTCGTAGGCGAAGTAGGGGTAGACGTTGACCAGCAGCGGTGCGCCGGTGCTCGCCAGGAACTCAAGGATGGGCCCCATGAATGATTGGTCCTTGAACACACCGTCGGAGGGCGGGAAGGTGTTGGTGACCACGTCGAACCGCACAGAAGTCGACACCTTCACGCTGCCGCCGAGGCCGGCGGCCACGATCGCCCGTTGTAAGTTCCTCATGGCCGGGAGGATGGTCTTCTGGCTGGCGCTGTCGATGACCTCGTTGCCGACGGCGATGTAGCGGAAGGAGACGCCCGGGAAGGAGGAGACGTTGGCCTTTACCCAGGCGGCCGCAGCGGAGCGGCTGGAGGCGAGGCTGGGTAGCGCCTTGCCGACGTCCATGAGGAGGCTGATGCCCGTGCCGCTGAGCGCCTTGAGGACGTTGCTCTCCGGCTCGTAGATCCTCATGGCGTTGATGCCCTTGGATTGGTAGAGCTTCACGACGTCGCTCGGCGCCGGCAGGTCGTTGCCCAGCACGCCGTTGCAGACGCCGATGGAGTGCACTGGCAAACAAAATAAAAATGCGGCATGCAAGAGCTAATGAGTTTGCTTTTTTGTGTTAGGTACAGCATGTAATCACCGCCCAAATACTACGTACAAATGAAGCACTTAATATCGTGTGCTAAATATACCTGCTGGAAATGCTGCGAGGGCAACGAGGACAAGCGCCACTGCGACGTCTACACCTTGCTTTGCCATCCTCCTCGCTTATGTCTGTGTATCTTTGAGGTGTCTTCCCCCTTAtttggatatgcaatggaccaagcacACTCGTCTCTTATATACACAAAAGATTCTCAGAACTGCCCGGCAGTTTGGCGCAATAATAGACCAGTATTAGTTGCTTCTCGGTTTCCATTTTCCATGGCACCTACAGCATGTGTAGTGCTGGCATGAGATGAGACCGGCCGCCGGTGCAACTTGTTCGTTGGTCTGTGGAAATCGGTTGAACGGCTGTCAGTTGTCACCAACCTGTCCGGCCATATTTTATCGTACGCGCGTTGCGGTGATTGACTCGATCCGTCCGTGAACGATGAGGTCGTCGACGTGCCGGCACAGGTCGCATTCCATCGCTGGGAGAGAGCTTGTCTGGCTCGTGGAATTTCCTCGCCGCGCTGACCGCTGACCTGGCCCGGCTTAAGGGCTGATGATGGCCTCCACAGTGCGTGCTTTGTTGCTTCCTTGCCAGTTGCCGCTAACCCTCTAGCTAAGCTAATTGTCTGTGTGTACCTTGTAGGCTTGTGGCACGGGTGTTATCAACCTGGACTGAGAGTGGTGGTGGTTCACACCCGATCGAATCGACTGTACTAGTCTACCATAGCCCCTGATCATCGTGGCAACCAAAGCAAGGTTTTtgtttcttccttttttttgtGAATAGGCAACGAAAGCAAGTTAGAGCATCTACAATTGGGCTGGACAAATATGACCCCTAAACGTCTGCGAACGCGTAGGTTTCATCATAGATATTTCATACAAAGATTAATACAAGCTACATTCAATAGAGACTACACTAATGCTACTCCTCGTCCGAGGAAATGTTGATGACCTCCTTTCTGGAGCCTCCGGC contains:
- the LOC119278540 gene encoding glucan endo-1,3-beta-glucosidase GIII-like, with product MAKQGVDVAVALVLVALAAFPAVHSIGVCNGVLGNDLPAPSDVVKLYQSKGINAMRIYEPESNVLKALSGTGISLLMDVGKALPSLASSRSAAAAWVKANVSSFPGVSFRYIAVGNEVIDSASQKTILPAMRNLQRAIVAAGLGGSVKVSTSVRFDVVTNTFPPSDGVFKDQSFMGPILEFLASTGAPLLVNVYPYFAYEKDPQNIQLNFATFVPGSTTVNDNGLTYTNLFDAMVDSIYAALEKAGKPGVKVVISESGWPSDEGFGATAQNARAYNQGLINHVGNGTPKRPGPLETYIFAMFNENLKDGEKSEKHFGLFNPDMSPAYSITF